In Panicum hallii strain FIL2 unplaced genomic scaffold, PHallii_v3.1 scaffold_17, whole genome shotgun sequence, a genomic segment contains:
- the LOC112878575 gene encoding uncharacterized protein LOC112878575, with protein MTMRPDVYRALLQAYDMVVQRNSYAVKRVSAVPPFELCYDESTLRLRERFGYDVPVISLELAGAPQAWTVPGVNLLKPWGRPVCMRVVEIGHDTAGAAEDEPAMVLGLDQLAGHPLVFDLDKGVVGCHTRFF; from the exons ATGACCATGCGCCCGGACGTGTACCGAGCCTTGTTGCAGGCGTACGACATGGTGGTGCAACG GAATAGCTACGCGGTGAAGCGGGTGTCGGCGGTACCGCCGTTCGAGCTGTGCTACGACGAGTCGACGCTGCGGCTGCGGGAGCGATTCGGCTACGACGTGCCGGTGATCTCACTGGAGCTCGCCGGGGCACCTCAGGCCTGGACCGTGCCCGGTGTGAACCTTCTGAAGCCTTGGGGCAGGCCTGTGTGCATGAGGGTGGTCGAGATAGGGCACGACACCGCGGGGGCAGCAGAGGACGAGCCAGCCATGGTGCTCGGCCTAGACCAGCTGGCGGGGCACCCGCTGGTGTTTGACCTGGACAAAGGCGTGGTcgggtgtcacacccggtttttttaa